A window of Lepus europaeus isolate LE1 chromosome 11, mLepTim1.pri, whole genome shotgun sequence contains these coding sequences:
- the MAPK1IP1L gene encoding MAPK-interacting and spindle-stabilizing protein-like translates to MSDEFSLADALPEHSPAKTSVSNTKPAQAQGWPGSNPWNNPSAPPSVPSGLPPSAAPSTVPFGPAPTGMYPSVPPTGPPPGPPAPFPPSGPSCPPPGGPYPAPTVPGPGPTGPYPTPNMPFPELPRPYGAPTDPATAGPLGPWGSMSSGPWAPGMGGQYPTPNMPYPSPGPYPAPPPQAPGAAPPVPWGTVPPGAWGPPAPYPAPAGSYPAPGLYPSPSNPFQVPSGPSGAPPMPGGPHSYH, encoded by the exons TTGGCAGATGCACTACCTGAACACTCCCCTGCCAAGACCTCTGTGAGCAATACAAAGCCTGCCCAAGCGCAAGGCTGGCCAGGTTCCAACCCTTGGAATAACCCAAGTGCTCCACCTTCAGTGCCATCTGGACTCCCGCCAAGTGCAGCCCCCTCTACCGTGCCTTTTGGACCAGCACCAACGGGAATGTACCCCTCCGTGCCTCCCACTGGACCGCCTCCAGGACCCCCCgccccctttcctccctctggACCATCGTGCCCCCCACCTGGTGGTCCTTACCCAGCCCCaactgtgccaggccctgggcccacAGGGCCATATCCTACACCAAATATGCCCTTTCCAGAGCTACCCAGACCATATGGTGCACCCACAGatccagccacagctggccccTTAGGTCCATGGGGATCCATGTCTTCTGGACCTTGGGCACCTGGAATGGGAGGGCAGTATCCTACCCCTAATATGCCATATCCATCTCCAGGGCCATATCCCGCTCCTCCTCCCCAAGCACCAGGGGCGGCACCCCCTGTTCCCTGGGGCACTGTTCCACCAGGAGCCTGGGGACCGCCGGCACCATATCCTGCCCCTGCAGGGTCGTATCCTGCACCAGGACTCTATCCTTCTCCCAGTAATCCTTTCCAAGTGCCTTCAGGACCTTCTGGTGCTCCACCGATGCCGGGTGGCCCCCAT tCGTACCATTAA